Proteins found in one Ktedonobacterales bacterium genomic segment:
- a CDS encoding cupin domain-containing protein encodes MQVNTRDVLAAPGVGEAVALGGVGVIFKVPGSQTGGAFSIVEHPIEPATLVPPHTHSKEDELSYVLEGEVGVKIGDLVLQATPGSYVFKPRGIPHTFWNAGPGPARLLEIIFPAGFEAFFREMALLFPPGGLPDFEEVAKLASGYDLTFNPDWIEELAAKYHLKLLGRQADG; translated from the coding sequence ATGCAGGTCAACACAAGGGACGTTCTCGCAGCGCCAGGCGTGGGGGAGGCGGTTGCGTTGGGTGGGGTGGGGGTGATCTTCAAGGTTCCTGGCTCCCAGACCGGGGGCGCGTTCTCCATCGTTGAGCATCCCATCGAACCGGCGACGCTCGTCCCGCCGCATACCCATAGCAAAGAGGATGAGCTTTCCTACGTGTTGGAGGGCGAAGTGGGGGTGAAGATCGGCGACCTGGTGTTGCAGGCGACCCCTGGTTCCTATGTCTTTAAGCCAAGAGGCATCCCCCACACGTTCTGGAACGCTGGCCCTGGCCCGGCCCGGCTTCTGGAGATCATCTTCCCAGCGGGCTTCGAGGCGTTCTTCCGGGAAATGGCGCTCTTGTTCCCTCCTGGCGGGCTGCCCGATTTCGAGGAGGTTGCAAAGCTTGCCAGCGGGTATGACCTGACGTTCAACCCGGACTGGATTGAGGAACTGGCGGCAAAGTATCACTTGAAGCTGCTGGGGCGACAGGCAGACGGTTAG
- a CDS encoding helix-turn-helix domain-containing protein, translating to MARKYQLKQRAQRQEETRQRIIEAAVELHTTIGLAQTTISAIAERAGVERLTLYRHFPHEHELLRACSDHYLVTHPLPDPTSWGLIADPLTRLRVALAEVYAYYRRTEQRWLNIPYDGQAHPEIAEFAAPYIGRWRQMRAVLLTAWEVSAPQQRLLEAALGHALDFQTWHSLVRQQRLDDRQAIDLLAGMVRCLVAGK from the coding sequence ATGGCACGCAAATACCAACTCAAGCAGCGCGCGCAGCGCCAGGAAGAAACCCGCCAGCGGATCATCGAAGCGGCGGTTGAGCTTCACACAACGATTGGCCTTGCCCAGACGACCATTAGCGCCATCGCAGAGCGGGCAGGGGTGGAGCGCCTTACCCTCTATCGCCACTTCCCCCATGAGCATGAACTTTTGAGGGCTTGCTCCGATCACTATCTGGTCACGCACCCCTTGCCTGATCCCACCTCCTGGGGGCTGATCGCCGATCCCCTGACTCGTTTGCGTGTGGCGCTTGCCGAGGTCTACGCCTACTATCGTCGCACTGAACAGCGTTGGCTGAACATTCCCTACGACGGGCAAGCGCATCCTGAGATCGCTGAGTTCGCCGCCCCCTATATTGGGCGCTGGCGCCAGATGCGAGCAGTGCTTCTCACAGCATGGGAGGTTTCTGCGCCTCAGCAGCGGCTTCTGGAGGCCGCGCTCGGCCACGCGCTCGACTTCCAGACCTGGCACTCGCTTGTTCGTCAGCAGAGGCTTGACGACAGGCAGGCCATTGATCTCCTGGCTGGCATGGTCCGCTGCCTGGTCGCTGGCAAATAA
- a CDS encoding GNAT family protein, translating into MTAPPFRSLKTARLRLRRFTATDLLAFLAYRNDPEIARYQSWETITERAARAFISELRLLQPGTPGSGFQFAIALKTTDALIGDCMLYVRADEPRQGEIGYSLARAHQHQGYAAEAIRAVLAYAFETLHLHRITATVDCRNTPSIRLLERVGMRREGHFLQHAWYKGEWCDEYLYALLRSEWPGA; encoded by the coding sequence ATGACAGCCCCGCCTTTTCGTTCGCTGAAAACCGCGCGCCTGCGCCTGCGGCGCTTCACCGCTACAGACCTGCTTGCTTTTCTCGCCTATCGCAATGATCCTGAGATCGCTCGTTATCAAAGTTGGGAAACGATCACCGAACGCGCGGCGCGCGCCTTCATCAGCGAGCTGCGCCTCTTGCAGCCAGGGACGCCAGGAAGCGGGTTTCAGTTCGCCATTGCGCTGAAAACGACTGACGCGCTCATCGGAGACTGTATGCTTTACGTGCGCGCCGATGAACCGCGCCAGGGCGAGATAGGCTATTCGCTCGCCCGCGCGCACCAGCACCAGGGCTACGCTGCGGAAGCCATTCGGGCAGTGCTGGCTTATGCTTTCGAGACGCTTCACCTCCACCGCATCACTGCGACGGTTGATTGCCGAAACACGCCCTCTATCCGCCTGTTGGAACGGGTCGGCATGCGCCGCGAGGGTCATTTTCTCCAACACGCCTGGTACAAAGGCGAATGGTGCGATGAATATCTCTATGCCCTGCTCCGCTCAGAATGGCCTGGAGCGTAA
- the accC gene encoding acetyl-CoA carboxylase biotin carboxylase subunit: MFRKIMIANRGEIALRVIRACRELGIRTVIAYSEADRDSLPVKLADERICIGPGSSTKSYLNITNIISAALLTNAEAIHPGYGFLAENTSFAEICADCHITFIGPTPAVAATMGDKVQARLAMDQAGLPVLPGTGILRFVGEAEQEAVHIGYPLMIKSAAGGGGRGIRMVNRKEEFVHLFTTAQSEVREAFHDDGMYLEKCVTNARHVEVQVLCDHHGNGVHLGERNCSVQRRRQKMLEEAPSHLLAARLREEICSKAIQGALNIGYRNAGTMEFLVDEKNHYYFMEMNTRLQVEHPITEAITSVDIVQEQLRIAAGDRMKLKQSDIRFSGHAIEFRITAEDMSMDFRPQTGTVEEYLAPSGPGVRVDSHLFRGYAIPPHYDSLLAKLIVWGPNREAAIARGRRALDEFVIQGLTTTIPFHKWLLNNRQFLRGEMTTTFLQDHAEQLLQVSA; encoded by the coding sequence ATGTTTCGTAAAATCATGATCGCCAACCGGGGCGAGATCGCCCTGCGCGTCATTCGCGCCTGCCGCGAACTGGGTATTCGGACGGTGATTGCCTACTCCGAGGCCGACCGCGACTCGCTGCCCGTCAAGCTGGCCGACGAGCGCATCTGCATCGGCCCCGGCTCCAGCACAAAGAGTTACCTGAACATCACCAATATCATCAGCGCCGCCCTGCTGACCAACGCCGAAGCCATTCATCCCGGCTATGGCTTCCTGGCCGAAAATACCAGCTTTGCCGAAATCTGCGCCGATTGCCATATCACCTTCATTGGCCCGACGCCCGCCGTCGCCGCCACGATGGGCGACAAGGTGCAGGCGCGCCTGGCAATGGATCAGGCGGGCCTGCCGGTGCTGCCTGGCACCGGCATCCTGCGCTTCGTCGGCGAAGCCGAGCAAGAAGCCGTCCATATCGGCTATCCGCTGATGATTAAATCGGCGGCAGGCGGCGGCGGGCGCGGCATCCGTATGGTCAACCGCAAAGAAGAGTTTGTGCATCTCTTCACCACCGCTCAGAGCGAAGTGCGCGAAGCCTTTCACGACGATGGCATGTATCTTGAGAAGTGCGTAACAAACGCCCGGCATGTCGAAGTGCAGGTGCTTTGCGATCATCACGGCAACGGCGTCCATCTCGGCGAGCGCAACTGCTCGGTGCAGCGCCGCCGACAAAAGATGCTGGAGGAAGCGCCCAGCCACCTGCTGGCCGCCAGACTACGCGAAGAGATTTGCAGCAAAGCCATTCAGGGCGCGTTGAACATCGGCTATCGCAATGCGGGAACGATGGAGTTTCTGGTTGACGAGAAAAATCACTATTATTTCATGGAGATGAATACCCGGCTGCAAGTCGAGCATCCCATCACCGAGGCCATCACCAGCGTAGACATCGTGCAGGAACAGCTTCGCATCGCGGCGGGCGACCGTATGAAACTGAAGCAAAGCGACATCCGTTTTAGCGGCCATGCCATCGAGTTCCGCATTACGGCGGAAGACATGAGCATGGATTTCCGCCCGCAGACCGGAACCGTCGAAGAGTATCTGGCGCCCAGCGGGCCAGGCGTGCGCGTGGATTCGCATCTCTTCCGGGGCTACGCCATTCCGCCGCACTACGATTCGCTGCTGGCAAAGCTGATCGTCTGGGGGCCGAACCGCGAGGCCGCGATTGCGCGAGGCCGCCGCGCCCTGGATGAGTTTGTCATCCAGGGTCTGACGACGACCATCCCATTTCATAAGTGGTTGCTCAACAACCGACAATTCCTGCGCGGCGAAATGACCACGACCTTCTTGCAGGACCATGCCGAACAACTCTTACAGGTAAGCGCCTGA
- a CDS encoding MFS transporter: MKPETEVEAETRRHDSYRALRFRDFRLLLSSVFLTTFGQQMLTVSIGWELYNRTGSALVLGGIGLAQVIPLIFLFLPAGYAADHLSRKYLLVVAQAISMLATLGLAALSFQHGPLLLIYTCLLALGAAQSFSLPTSSALVSQVLPEEAFENAVTWRSSASQLSAVLGPAAGGLLIGLLGSASFVYVISGGLSLVVVILLLFTRVRPQQEPAATGRKLSALVEGVRFLGRTQVLLAAITLDLFAVLLGGAVTLLPIFAKDILGVGPFGLGWLQAADSLGAVSMALFLAQRPPFKRAGPALLLAVAGFGVATILFGLSHWFWLSFLMLFVLGALDNISVVIRSTLVLVRTPDQMRGRVGAVSSLFIGTSNQLGGFESGLTAQLFGPIGSVVLGGIGTILVVALVAGYWPEMRHLGTLRERPGG; the protein is encoded by the coding sequence TTGAAACCAGAAACTGAAGTCGAAGCCGAGACCCGCCGCCATGACTCCTACAGAGCCTTACGCTTCCGTGATTTTCGCCTCCTGCTGAGCAGCGTTTTTCTCACCACCTTTGGACAGCAAATGCTCACCGTCTCTATCGGCTGGGAGCTATACAACCGCACTGGATCGGCGCTGGTGCTGGGGGGCATCGGACTGGCGCAGGTCATTCCGCTCATCTTCCTGTTTTTGCCCGCCGGATACGCCGCCGACCACCTGAGCCGCAAATATCTTCTCGTCGTCGCCCAGGCGATCTCGATGCTGGCAACGCTGGGCCTGGCCGCGCTCTCGTTTCAACATGGCCCGCTGCTGCTGATCTATACCTGCCTGCTCGCCCTGGGCGCGGCTCAGTCGTTTAGCCTGCCCACCAGTTCCGCCCTGGTTTCGCAGGTCTTGCCGGAGGAAGCCTTCGAGAACGCCGTCACCTGGCGCAGCAGCGCGTCACAGCTCTCGGCGGTGCTGGGACCGGCAGCAGGCGGCCTGCTGATCGGTCTGCTCGGCAGCGCCAGCTTTGTGTATGTCATCAGCGGCGGCCTCTCCCTGGTAGTCGTCATCCTGCTGCTCTTTACGCGGGTAAGGCCACAACAGGAGCCTGCCGCGACGGGAAGAAAGCTGAGCGCGCTGGTCGAGGGCGTGCGTTTTCTAGGCCGGACGCAGGTGTTGCTGGCGGCAATCACCCTCGACCTCTTCGCGGTCCTGCTGGGGGGCGCGGTAACGCTGCTGCCCATCTTTGCCAAAGACATCCTGGGCGTTGGCCCGTTCGGGCTGGGCTGGCTGCAAGCCGCTGATTCCCTTGGCGCGGTGAGCATGGCGCTTTTCCTGGCGCAGCGGCCACCCTTCAAGCGCGCCGGGCCAGCTTTGCTGCTGGCGGTGGCCGGGTTTGGTGTGGCAACCATTCTCTTCGGCCTCTCCCACTGGTTCTGGCTCTCGTTCCTGATGCTGTTCGTATTGGGCGCGCTCGATAACATCAGCGTAGTCATTCGCTCCACGCTCGTGCTGGTGCGCACGCCCGACCAGATGCGCGGGCGCGTCGGCGCGGTTAGCTCGCTCTTCATCGGCACCTCTAATCAGCTTGGCGGCTTCGAGTCGGGCCTGACCGCGCAGCTATTCGGCCCTATCGGCTCGGTCGTGCTTGGGGGCATCGGCACCATCCTGGTCGTGGCGCTGGTGGCCGGGTATTGGCCGGAAATGCGGCATCTGGGAACACTGCGAGAGCGCCCTGGCGGGTGA
- a CDS encoding Mpo1-like protein produces the protein MKVPGKVPEMLRRPDKMPPVAIDGLEPLAQGSDESWGEWTRWYLSRHRSPLNRATHVAACACLVAAPVALLGRRWRLSLALSGAGLACIAIGHALEGNMPTIIAEPQRLFGKPLGSLKSGLRLRAASE, from the coding sequence ATGAAGGTTCCTGGGAAAGTCCCTGAAATGCTGCGGCGGCCAGATAAAATGCCACCAGTGGCGATAGATGGCTTAGAGCCGCTGGCGCAAGGCTCCGACGAAAGCTGGGGCGAGTGGACGCGCTGGTATCTGAGCCGCCACCGCAGCCCACTCAACCGCGCCACGCACGTAGCAGCCTGCGCCTGCCTGGTGGCCGCGCCAGTCGCCTTGTTGGGAAGGCGTTGGAGACTCTCACTGGCCCTCAGCGGCGCCGGTCTGGCCTGCATCGCCATCGGCCACGCGCTTGAGGGCAACATGCCAACCATCATTGCCGAACCCCAGCGCCTCTTTGGCAAGCCGCTGGGCAGCCTGAAAAGCGGGCTACGGCTCAGGGCAGCCTCAGAATAA
- a CDS encoding GNAT family N-acetyltransferase, with protein MWNELTTDEGWRITVAATNEEAYPILTRDRIMNCFALADLLPPFRQYTRVSLASRAQTGQEAALLIVEHPELNILSPTGHPEGVAALLMSLGLPASPVIHTPVEHWARLASYYDLPASGRDLLRMSLTAQTFQRPSLPPALPAAQRMTKDDLPALLALYDLYPATHLRPALVEEGVFYGIREGTGLVAAGGTHVVALPYGLAVLGYIFTHPDRRGRGHAQAVVSALVTELLARGCQDVILNVEVGNGPAVHVYTKLGFQTHSRWSSAPARRLPRT; from the coding sequence ATGTGGAATGAGCTCACCACAGATGAAGGCTGGCGCATCACCGTTGCCGCCACGAACGAAGAAGCCTACCCGATCCTCACGCGTGATCGCATCATGAACTGCTTTGCCCTTGCCGACCTGCTCCCACCCTTCCGGCAGTACACGCGCGTCTCGCTCGCCTCGCGCGCGCAGACCGGCCAGGAGGCCGCGCTGCTGATCGTGGAGCATCCAGAGCTAAACATCCTCTCCCCGACTGGGCATCCAGAGGGCGTGGCCGCGCTGCTGATGAGCCTGGGCCTTCCCGCGTCTCCGGTGATTCACACCCCTGTGGAGCATTGGGCGCGGCTGGCTTCTTACTATGATCTGCCCGCCAGCGGGCGCGACCTGCTGCGCATGAGCCTGACCGCGCAAACATTTCAGCGCCCATCGCTGCCGCCTGCCTTGCCAGCGGCGCAGCGCATGACGAAAGATGACCTGCCCGCGCTGCTCGCCCTCTATGACCTCTATCCCGCGACTCACCTGCGACCAGCCCTGGTCGAAGAAGGGGTGTTCTATGGCATCCGCGAAGGGACGGGGCTGGTCGCGGCAGGCGGCACGCATGTCGTTGCCCTGCCTTATGGCCTTGCCGTCCTGGGCTACATCTTCACGCACCCGGATCGGCGCGGACGCGGCCACGCCCAGGCGGTGGTATCCGCGCTCGTCACCGAGTTACTGGCCCGGGGCTGCCAGGATGTCATCCTCAACGTGGAGGTAGGGAACGGCCCCGCCGTTCATGTCTATACGAAACTGGGCTTCCAGACGCACTCGCGTTGGTCGTCCGCCCCAGCGCGGCGTCTCCCCCGCACCTAA
- a CDS encoding MFS transporter has protein sequence MSLDTQDSLSPALAAPSAPRSLWREGGFMKLWIGQTISMAGSAVTDLALPLTAILLLHASPLQLGLLLAVNSAAAAVFGLFAGAWSDRVRRRPLMVLADVGRALLMGAVPVAAVLGALRIEELYVVAAGVGALDSLFAAAYQGFLPSLVRRDQLVSANSRFEGSRVLAQVLGPGLSGALVQLLTAPFALLVDALSFLFSGGCIWFIRDPQSAPAKVSERVGLWRQIGEGLRFMLAHPLVRSLLLTVVIFNLFNPLLNAQSVLFATRELGLSPLLLGLGIVAAGACGVLASMATSAITSRLGMGWTMTVATGMICGGWLLVPFVHGVVPVAFALFALGASVGTMGDVLFNINAATLRQIVVPDRLRGRVSASMMVVRLGVQPLGALAGGVLGEQIGLRPTLLIAALGFGLGFLSMFFLPLRRVRQPDAAQAE, from the coding sequence ATGTCGCTTGATACCCAGGATTCACTGTCGCCAGCTCTCGCCGCGCCGTCCGCGCCACGCAGCCTGTGGCGCGAGGGCGGCTTTATGAAATTGTGGATTGGGCAGACGATTTCGATGGCCGGTTCGGCGGTGACAGACCTGGCCTTGCCGCTGACAGCGATTCTGCTGCTGCACGCCAGCCCATTGCAGTTAGGGCTGCTGCTGGCGGTTAATTCGGCGGCGGCGGCGGTGTTTGGCCTGTTTGCGGGGGCGTGGAGTGACCGTGTGCGCCGCCGCCCGCTGATGGTGCTGGCCGATGTGGGGCGGGCGCTGCTGATGGGCGCTGTTCCGGTGGCGGCGGTCCTGGGCGCGCTGCGCATCGAGGAGCTTTATGTGGTGGCGGCGGGCGTTGGCGCGCTCGACAGCCTTTTCGCGGCGGCGTACCAGGGCTTTTTGCCGTCGCTCGTTCGCCGCGATCAGTTGGTGTCGGCCAACAGCCGCTTCGAAGGGAGCCGGGTGCTGGCGCAGGTGCTTGGGCCAGGCTTAAGCGGCGCGCTGGTGCAATTGCTGACGGCCCCCTTTGCGCTGCTGGTGGACGCGCTCTCTTTCCTGTTTTCGGGAGGCTGCATCTGGTTCATTCGTGACCCGCAATCTGCGCCAGCGAAAGTGTCAGAGCGCGTCGGCCTCTGGCGTCAGATTGGCGAAGGGCTGCGCTTTATGCTGGCGCATCCGCTGGTGCGATCTCTGCTCTTGACGGTGGTTATCTTCAACCTGTTCAACCCGCTGCTCAATGCTCAGTCGGTGTTGTTCGCCACGCGAGAACTGGGCCTCAGCCCACTGCTGCTGGGCCTGGGAATTGTCGCGGCGGGCGCGTGTGGCGTGCTGGCGTCTATGGCGACGAGCGCGATCACGTCCCGCCTGGGTATGGGGTGGACGATGACGGTTGCAACCGGGATGATCTGCGGCGGCTGGCTGCTGGTTCCGTTCGTGCATGGCGTTGTGCCGGTGGCCTTTGCGCTGTTCGCGTTGGGGGCGTCGGTGGGAACGATGGGGGATGTCCTCTTCAATATCAACGCGGCCACCTTGCGACAGATCGTGGTACCGGATCGGCTGCGGGGGCGGGTCAGCGCGAGTATGATGGTGGTGAGGCTGGGTGTTCAGCCGCTGGGGGCGCTGGCGGGCGGTGTGCTGGGCGAGCAGATCGGCCTGCGCCCTACCCTGCTGATCGCGGCGCTGGGGTTTGGCCTGGGGTTTCTCTCGATGTTCTTCTTGCCGCTGCGCCGTGTGCGCCAGCCTGATGCCGCGCAGGCGGAGTAA
- a CDS encoding helix-turn-helix transcriptional regulator codes for MTEDLLDLGHFSDPSLLIMASLAGGPRHGYAMMEDIEAFALVRLGPGTLYGALARLEQRGWIAALPAEDRRRPYRLTAAGAAALREQLTSLEQVAHLGLRRLAAL; via the coding sequence ATGACTGAGGATTTGCTCGATCTCGGCCATTTCTCCGACCCATCGCTGCTCATCATGGCAAGCCTGGCGGGTGGCCCCAGGCATGGGTACGCCATGATGGAGGACATCGAAGCCTTCGCCCTGGTCCGGCTGGGGCCAGGCACCCTCTACGGCGCGCTGGCTCGCCTGGAGCAGCGCGGCTGGATTGCAGCCCTGCCCGCCGAAGATCGCCGCCGCCCCTATCGCCTGACGGCGGCTGGCGCTGCCGCGCTGCGCGAACAACTCACCAGTCTGGAACAGGTAGCCCATCTAGGGCTGCGGAGGTTGGCCGCGCTATGA